The DNA segment CCGTCCAAGACGCTGCTCAGTTACTCTGAGCTCTGGAAAAGCAGCCTCCGGGcgggcggcagcggcggcggcggaggaggaggtggaggcggCGGTGGGGGGGCCCCGGTGTGCGGCGCCAGCGGCTTGTGCAAAACCAACTGTGGCGTGTGCTGCAAGGCCGAGCTGGGCCTGGTACCGTCGGCGCTGCCCGCGGGCAGGGTCATCAAGCCGCAGGTCATCAACCAGGCTGTGGGGCTTCCGGCCAGCGGTTCGCTCTACTACTTCAACTACCTGGACTCCGCCACTTACCCGCCGTCTGAGCTCCTCGGCGGCCACCTCTTCCCGTCCGGTCTCCTCAACACACAGGCCCCCGCTGCCCTGGCTGCGCACCCCAAGCTCTTTTTGCTGGAGAACGCCAAGTTGGCCGGCCTGACCGCGGACAAGTTTGCCCATCCAGCCCCCTACGCCCATAAGGAGCGCTTGCCTGCGCCGCTGGAGCAGGTGCTGAAGGAGAACTCGGCCCTGACTGCTGAGCGCGGCGGCGTCAAGGGCCACAGCAAGCTGCCCGGTGGCTCAGCGGACGGCAAGCCTAAAAACTTCACCTGTGAGGTGTGCGGAAAGGTGAGGCTCGGGGTCCTCGGAATCTGGGAGGGGTGAGCAGCTGCTTCCTTGAGGGGCAGCCTGGACGGCCCCTTTCTCAAATTTGGGAGCTCCCTAGTAGCTGTCTACTCGAATTGAGAGCACagttgggcctcagtttccttttctgtaaaatggggatgccTTTGTCAGCAGCCTCACAGGACTGGCACGAACAGTGGATTGGGAAGCtctttacaaaatgaaaagggCTGTGGTTTCTGAAGGGGGTTTTGGTTGGGGGAGGTGGTCTCTGCGTGCCCGCCCCCCCAACCTTGCCAGGCGGACTCGGACAGACAGCCACAAGGCCCGCTTGTGTGCTTCCATAGGTGTTTAACGCTCACTATAACCTCACCCGCCACATGCCAGTCCACACTGGAGCCAGACCGTTCGTGTGCAAAGTCTGTGGCAAAGGCTTCCGCCAGGCCAGCACGCTCTGCAGACACAAAATTATCCACACCCAGGTACGTGGGCCCCGGGTCTGGCCCGACCCGTACCCAACACCCGGAACTAAGTGATGGGGTTGGGGAGAGAATGACCAAGGGTTCCCGTTATAACCCCCACCAGAGGCCCCTGTCCCTTCGGTGTGCCCCTTCCAGGTGCCCCCCAAGGTGGCTTCTCCTGGCCGGGGCCTCAGCCTCATGATGCGCACGCCCCTCTCCGCAGGAAAAGCCGCATAAATGCAACCAGTGCGGCAAAGCCTTCAACCGCAGCTCCACGCTCAACACACACATTCGCATCCACGCGGGCTACAAGCCCTTCGTCTGTGAATTTTGCGGCAAAGGCTTTCACCAAAAAGGTAACGTGTAGGGCGAGGccctctcctcacctcccctTGGGTCTCGGCAGGTCATCGCTAGCGGGAAGGCAAAGAAGGATCTGGAGAGCGCGCGCGCGAGGGCCGCGGGCTCAGGCGCAGCATTTCTTTGGAATCGGGTTGTACCGGGTTTCGGTGGAAGCTCTCCGGGTTGGATTAGTAGAGCTCGCTGGACTCAAGCTGGTTGCACGGGGAGACTGTGAATTTGGGagatgggaagaaggaaaggggtAGAGGGAAAGGAAGTTGGGAAAAGACAAGGTATCGCCCTATGGCGGAAGCGTCCCTTTGTAGCCGGGAttcttttgaaaatggaaaaaaaaaaattcgagGCGTAATCCACCTCCTGGGAACAGTTTAGACTGGGGAAAACCGCTACTGTCTCCAGCATTCCGCTTGGATTTTCCCAGGCACGTTCGGATCTCCAAGTGGTTAGGGGACCATAGGGAGTAactttaataataagaaaataataataataggggaCGAAGTCCGGGTTCATGCGAATTTCTTCGAGCGAGGCGGCGGCCCGGAGAAGGGCCCCATGCATCTCTCTGGGCAGCACAAAAGTTTCCAGGCCGGCGGAGCTCAGCGGGAGGGATGCTGCGCGGGCCTCAGGCCCCGGCGGGGCTGGGACGCGGGGCGGCTACGCGGGACTCGGCCCTGCATCCTGTAGTGAGAGCCCGGGGCTTGACGCGTACGAAGTTTGACAACTTCTTCACTCGGAGAGGTCGCGCCTGCCTAGCCAAGCGTCGCCTTCTTTACGCGGGCACCTGAGCCAACCCCGGGACACCCGGCCCCTCCCCGTCCCACTTTACCCCCCCCCCCTTTTTGTTTTTGGTCTCCTGTAGGGAACTACAAGAATCACAAGCTGACCCACAGCGGCGAGAAGCAGTACAAATGTACCATTTGCAACAAGGCCTTCCACCAAGTCTACAACCTGACCTTCCACATGCACACCCACAACGACAAGAAGCCTTTCACGTGCGCCACTTGCGGCAAAGGGTTTTGCAGAAACTTTGACTTAAAGAAACACGTGCGCAAACTCCACGACAGCGTGGGCCCCGCCGCCCCCTCCACAAAGGACCTGACTCGGACAGTGCAGAGCTGAGAGCTCCTGCCTCACCCTCCCTTCCAGTCCTATCCAACCCCCAAACAGATCACACGTATAAACTTATTTCTAAaattaagagaaaggaaagagagagagagagagaaaaaaagctatAGCAGAAAGGCTAAAATCTATTTATCGAAACCAGCATATTTTTGGAAAGCTAAACGTTTCCTCGATGACTGGCAGCAAACGCCTGGCTCCCCACCTTTGTATATTCGGGAAACTTATTTAAACCCAGCGCGCCGAAACGTATTTAATTCCAGGCCTCGGCTTCTGGCTTCTCCTCCGGCGGCAGCGGGTTTTAACCCCAGCCTGTCACGTGAACGTCCCGGAAGAGCGCGGCGCCCCCAGCCATCTTTATACAGCCATGTAAATTCTCCTGTACACACGAACacggaatatatacatatataactcaATAAACAGAATCCTTAGTGCgtcttttcttttcccccctcTCCCCTCGCCGCAAATCAGCTCAGCAACcctaaagaatgaaaaagaaataggcGTTTTAAGCATTTCTCGGCCGCGCACATGCGACGTTTTCTGAGGGCACTGGAACCAGGGTGAGGCCAGATCGGTCCTCCTGCCACGCTAACGTGTTCAGATCCCCCCAGGAACCAAGGATGTAAAGGCCTACAACGGCCCTCACGTTGTACCAAGTTTTTATTTGCTAACTGTTCTGACCAAGGGATTCTGGGTGTTGCCATATTTGggtgagttttttaaaaagaagggatTCAAAGTGGCTAGGTGTTGGAGAGCAGGTTTGGGGTGCGTGTCCTAGAGCAAAGAGCCCCACCACAGTGGGGTAGATGGCATGGGCACTGCCGCGCCGGGGCGCTTCTGGGCATTCCCTCTTGTCTGGGTGATGTAAGGGGAGCCACTCTTCCACTCAGTCATTCCTGGCGGCGAGAACTGGGGGCCAAGTGTCCCAGCCCATTCCGAGCTTTAGGGCTCCGCGGCCCGCGCTGTGGTCTGAGGCCGGCCTCCGGGTGCGGTGCGCCCTGCCGCGGGAGGGCGCATCCGGGCTCCTGCGGCtcgcagccgccgccgcccccaGCGTCCTGATTACCGCTCAGTTAGCCCATTTCCTGAATAGCTATCTCCGCCGCCGAGCACGCTGATGAAATGATCTCACGCTTGCTTTCTAAGTAATGACCCAaattaagagagaaaacagagaccCTTCAAACAGCATTACATTAATCATCTAATCATTCCCAGGAGGGGgccggccgccgccgccccgtTTGATCCGAATCTGGATAATCAAGAGCTCGGATTACTGGCTCGGCGCGCCGggccttctcctcccgcccctaATATTCGCACCGCGATTCAGCCCACGTTTTCTGGAACAATGTTCCCCAGCGCCAGAAGGAAATGTGGCGCGGGGCCGGGGAGTGGGCTTCCACGCAGCCTCGCCACTGCAAGGGCTAGGGCGGCGGCGTCTGGGCGCTGATCCCACGCGGATTCCCACTGCAGGTGGAGGGTATTTGGAGGGAAAGATGGTTAATGCAAAAGGAAACTCCCAAGTAAGTCTGAAAGTGACTTGAGTGGGTATTATCCCAGAGCCCGGTATACAGTAGGCGCTTAGCGCTGCTTGCGCCAGGGACTCCCACAACCAAAGAAGCTCACATTGCCGGAGCGCTTGCTCCACGCCACTCAAACCATATTCTTTCGAACGTTCACAACCCGCAAGCTGGGGGGTGATTATTCTCACCCTGTGGaaggatggagaaactgaggcagagatcAAAACTAAATGACCTGCCTAGGGTCCCAGGACTAGGTAGGGTCAGGAATCGGAGTCTAGACTTTTAGAAAATCCCAACTGCCTTCAGTCCTCGTTGGTGGGGGAGGAGTGTCCCAGCTGGGACTCGGGAGAAGACGTTCGGCTGCTGGGTGGAAGTTCTGTCCAGGTCACAGCCAAAGGTTGggtcctcaccccaccccccgcccgaTTCGCAGACCCATTGCGGGGGGAAGGAGAATTGTCGATTTTGTTTGCACAGAGGACAGCGACAGCTTCCTCAGGCTGTCGCGGGGGTATTTTTAGTACCTCCGATTCAGAAATAGGAACGTGTACATTAGAATTCCATTTCCTGAAAGGAGAGCGTCCtcgttttttttttgtattcctcTCCCCCTCCCAAGTCTGGGA comes from the Bos mutus isolate GX-2022 chromosome 22, NWIPB_WYAK_1.1, whole genome shotgun sequence genome and includes:
- the FEZF2 gene encoding fez family zinc finger protein 2, which translates into the protein MASSASLETMVPPACPRAGASPATSKTLAFSIERIMAKTSEPRAPFEPRPGALEADSGQGKKLLNLCSPLPCMIPLQPLGYEMPSKTLLSYSELWKSSLRAGGSGGGGGGGGGGGGGAPVCGASGLCKTNCGVCCKAELGLVPSALPAGRVIKPQVINQAVGLPASGSLYYFNYLDSATYPPSELLGGHLFPSGLLNTQAPAALAAHPKLFLLENAKLAGLTADKFAHPAPYAHKERLPAPLEQVLKENSALTAERGGVKGHSKLPGGSADGKPKNFTCEVCGKVFNAHYNLTRHMPVHTGARPFVCKVCGKGFRQASTLCRHKIIHTQEKPHKCNQCGKAFNRSSTLNTHIRIHAGYKPFVCEFCGKGFHQKGNYKNHKLTHSGEKQYKCTICNKAFHQVYNLTFHMHTHNDKKPFTCATCGKGFCRNFDLKKHVRKLHDSVGPAAPSTKDLTRTVQS